The following nucleotide sequence is from Cellvibrio sp. PSBB006.
TATTTCCTTTACCGCGACAATCAAAAAACGCGGAATAAATCCTTATGTACTTGTCAGCGCGGAACTCGCTGCACAACTAAAGAAAAACTGGCGCAAGCCCCTTCCCGTGTTGGTTCAGGTAAATAGTAAGCCTGAGCCGCCGTGGCGCATCAATATGATGCCTGCTGGCGACGGGAGTTTTTATTTGTACTTGAGTCGTGAAGTGCTCAAAGCTTCTAACACACAGGTTGGTAGCCTGGTGGAAGTAAAACTGCAATTTGATGCAGATTATAAACCGGGGCCCGCTCATCCGATGCCCATTTGGTTCAGTGAAGCATTAGAACAAAATCAACTTGCTAAACAGGGCTGGGATGAACTCACCCCGAGCCTTCAAAAGGAAATACTACGCTACCTGGATCGATTGAAATCAACTGAGGCGCAAACCCGTAATACGCAACTGGCCATACATGTCTTGTCGGGCGGTAAGGGACGGTTTTTGGCGAGATCCTGGAATGAGTAGCCTGACAAATTTTCGCTCAGTATTAATTGGAGTGTAATAACCATACATGCAAGGCTTTTAATCCAGTGCTGGTATTTCCTGCTTCGCCACTTTAGCCCATGCATAAACGCCACCCGGCATTTTGACCCACGCAAAACTGCCAAACTGACCTAAAGTTGGTAATTTCTCTCCCGCAGAAAAATGACCCACAACCGGCGCGGTGTCATCGGGCAATGAAAAAGCCACGTAATTTTCAGCGGACGTTAATATCGATTCGGACGGTGTCTCCGTCAAATACCGTGCGATAAATCCTTTTTTGCCCTTGCCTGTTGTAATCCGCAACCAATCCCCGGCGACTGAATCCACCTGTACTAATTCCGCACGCATTAAAGAAGCGACGACGGTAGTTCTTAATGAAGGGCCGCTGCGCAAATTTGCTTTCTCTGGTTTAATCGACAACCATCGCGGCGCCAGTTGAACGAGCGGTGGAGCGTAAGTGTTTACCGATTTTTTTCGGCCAACCAAAGGCAAGGGATCAACCGCGCCCCGCACAAATTTGTATATCCCAAAATGCAAATGCGGGTCGGTAGTGACTGCATTACCTGTATTACCGACGGTGCCGAGAACATCTCCACGCCTGACACGGTCGCCGGGGGACACCGCGATTGAGTCGAGATGCGCATAATAAAAGGAACGATTGTCACCACGGACCCACACATTTTTTCCGCCGCGCGGTGTATCTCCCACGCGGGAAACATGACCAGCCTCAGCGGCAATGACCGGCGTGCCACGCGGTGCAAAAATATCGATACCTTCATGCCGTCTCGCGCCACCATCGCGATCACCACCAAAAAAACTCTGCACGGCATTTTCACGCTCGGTATCAACAGGAAAGCCATAACGTAGCGGTGACGTTATGGCGATATCCATTAGTCCCTGCGCCGTGTGGGATGGTTGTATACGCACCCGGTATTGGCCAGTATGTTCCGCCGCTATCTTGAGTTGCTGTTCCTTCGCCGCCATGCTGCCAATACGTTTTGGTTCGGTTGCTGCGTCCTTTACATAAAACACATCCACGAAAACCTCGGCGCGCGTATTAATTGATGGAAAAATATCAACCTGGATAAGCTCATCCACTTTAAGATCAAACGAAAATGTGATGGGTTGTAGATAGTCAGCTTCAAGCAGGCGGCGCTCGCTGTAGGGCAAGGATATCGGTAATGGCGCCGCTAAGGATTCCTCCGCTTCCATTCTCCAGCGTTCGGCAGTAGCCTTGAGGTTTTCGCGCAGCAATGCGGAGTAATAGGAATCGTGCGGCGACAGCAGCACCTGGTCTTTAAAATACAGCGCGGCCGCACAGAGAAGCACAATCACCATGATCAGAACATATTTCATGCTGATTAAGACTGGATGATAAAGAATTAATTCAGTCGGCCAGAAGTGCATCAAGGTGATGCCAGAACCATTACGAATAAACCAAGCTTATCGTCCAAAACCAGTAGATTATTTTGTTAAGAGAAAATATATTCACACAAAATTATCAACCAGAAGGTATAAAATGCCGGAGCTATCCGTTAAAAAAGCAAAACACATAAAGTCTCACATCTTGGATATTGAATTCTCTGATGGTGAGCATAGGCTCGTTGATTTCGCACCTTTTATATTTTCCGTTGGTCACCCCGACTATGAACGCTATAAATCGGAATCAGGCTTTCTTACTTTCAAGATTGAAGATGGTAATTTGAATTGGGATGATTACACAATGATTTTCCCGGTCGAGGATTTATATTCAGGGAAGTTGGCGCGTTAACGCCAACTCCTACATTAAGCAGTCATCCCGCTAACTATCCGCCGTACCCAGGGAGCCACAACAGCGACTGTCGGGAAGGCTACAGGCCATGTTGTCGCGCAGCTTTTGAGCCATTGCGCTACAAATCCCGCGTGAAAACCTTGGGAGATCATAAGCACGAAAGCCGATACGATGCAGACCATGATGGCGGAAAGTAATGCACTGAAAAGAATAGGCGCGAAGCGAGCGGGAATACGCATGTTGTTCTCCTGAAAATTTAATAAACCGTTTAAAAAGCGTGTTAATTGTCGTCAATCAAAAAGTTGTATCACCTGCCCCGTTACATAAAGCCCGATACCAAACATCGCATGAGTAATCAGGCTTTGAATTCGCGCAGCCCCAGGGCGCGGCGTTTTGGCGGCGGCAATACCGGCACCCATACCTGGCTGCATTAATAAGAATGGGGCAGCCACTGTCACAACACCCACCATAAGTGCCGGGCCAAGCGTTGGTTGTTGAATCCATGCACTCCCCCAGATACCGATAAGCAAAGCTGCGAAGGCGATACCTATTAAATAGTGCGCGGCCCATCCGATGATGAGTTCGCCGCGCACCGCCGCAGACGCCGCGATGGCGTCATGATGAAAACGTCCGCGCGCCATATGGGCGATCCAACGCCCGACCAACGCGTAGTTTGGAGGCGCTATACCGAGCAACGCTTTGCGGACCAATCCCCATACATCCATTATTGCTGTAGCGCCAATCCCGAGGATAGAAATGACTACATAATTGTTCATGATTACTTACCTGTTGTTGTCTGAATTTGGACTGGTTGTTATCGTACGACTTCAAGTCGACTTGAGGTCAAGGGGTTCATGATGGATATTGCAGAAGTCGCTAAACGCGCCGGTGTGCCAGCCTCGACCTTGCGTTTTTACGAGGAAAAAGGCTTGATCAGTTCGGTGGGCAGGCAAGGCTTACGCCGGGTTTTCAACACCAGTGTTTTGGAGCGACTGGCGCTGATTGCACTGGGGCGCGCCGCCGGTTTTTCACTGGATGAAATCGCGCGCATGCTAGGCACCAAGGGAAACCCGGACATTGATAGGGAATTATTGATAAGCAAAGCGGATGAACTGGATAGAACAATTGGAAAGCTGACCGCGATGCGCGACGGCCTGCGCCATGCGGCCGTCTGTTCTGCACCGAGTCATATGGAGTGCCCGAAGTTTCGCCGTTTGCTGGGACTAGCGGCGGCAGGCGCTATTGGTAACGATGGAAAAAGAAAATCACCCCGAAAAAAATCGGCGTCTTGATGCTGAATCGGCGTCTTGATGCTGAAGAAAAACGTGCAGTCTGAGCCAGCACGTTTACGTCGGTTAGTGCGCAGGCCGTCGTTTTAGAATATGTAACGTCACGCTGCCTATTACCAAAGCCCAGAATGCGGACCCGATGCCCACGAGCGAAATACCCGACGCCGTTACCAAAAAAGTGACCAACGCCGCCTCGCGTTGCGACTCATTTTCGAGCGCCGTCGTTAAGCTGCTACCGATGGTTCCCAATAGCGCGAAACCGGCAATGGCGACAATCAACTCTTTTGGGAATGCACTGAGAAGTGCAGCCACTGTCGCGCCAAACAAGCCAAGGATGAGATAGAACACACCGGCAGCAATCGCGGCTGTATACCGGCGCGCCGCATCTTCGTGGGCATCGCGACCGGTGCATATGGCTGCGGTGATCGCCGCAAGATTGAGAGCGTATGCACCGAAGGGTGCAAGGAAGGTGTTCGCCACGCCGATCCACCCGATGGGTCGTGAGATTGGCAAGTCATAACCAGAGGCGCGGATCACGGCAACACCGGGCATATTCTGGGACGTCATCGTGACAATAAACAAAGGCAGCGCAATGCCAAGGATCGCAGCCAACGAAAAGGTCGGCATGGTGAACACGGGGGTTGTGAGCTGTAGCGTCAGTACCTCCACATGCAACAACCCGGCGAAGCCGGCGTATGCCACGGCGTAACGTGTGAGGAATCGTCGCGCGAGGATATATGCCGCGAACATCAGCGATGCGAGTACGAGTTGCGTGTTGAGCACACCAAAGGCTTCCATTCCGAAACGCAGTAGCACACCACCAAGCATGCCACAGGCTATCGACACCGGAATACGACGGATCATCCGCTCGAACCATCCGGTGAAACCGACAATAACGGTGAGCAATCCCGCTATAACGAATGCGCCGATTGCATCCGACATCGGTAATCCGGCGGTGCTCGTCATGAGCATTGCGGCCCCCGGCGTGGACCAGGCGGTGACAACCGGTATTCGATACACCCACGAGAGCGCGATACTTGTGAGCCCCATGCCGAGACCCAACGCCCACATCCATGAACTGATTTCGTCGTCGTTCGCTCCCAAAGACTGCGCAGCCTGGAACACAATGGCCGCGGAACTGGTGAAGCCGACTAATACCGTAACGAACCCCGCTACGATGGCCGAAAGAGAAAGGTCACGGAATATATTACGCGGAGCTACAAGGCTTGGAGTTTGCATTTTGTCCGAATCGATTTGACTACATAAAGTTTAACTACAAAAAGCGGACATAAAGCGCTCCACCTGCGGGTTGGGCGCCATGGTATTTCCGCGCTGAGCCTCAGGCATAGGGAGCGCTATCAAAAAAGCATCTGAAACCACGCTGAGACTATATTCAAACCGTCGGCACGGTGCCACCATCGATCCTGTATTCAACCCCCGATATCGAAGCCGCTCGCGGAGACACCAGAAAGGTGATGAGGTCTGCCACTTCGCCGGGTTTTGCAGGGCGCCCCAAGGGAATACCACCCAACCCATCCATAATGATTTTCTTACCGCCCTCATAATCCGTACCGGCTTGGGTCGCCAATCGCTCGGCAAGCGCTACGGCGGCTTCAGTTTCGATCCAGCCGGGTGAAACACGTACGACGCGGACGCCTTTTGGCGTGACTTCTTTCGACAGTGCCTTGCTGTAGGTCGACAGCGCGGCCTTGGCGGCAGCGTATGCAATAGTCGCGTCGGGTAATGGCAGGACGTTCTGGATGGATGTAACGTGGATGACCACCCCGGCACGTTGCGCGATCATTGACGGCAATAACGCGCGATCCAGGCGGACGGCGGACATGAGATTCAGGTCAAGCTCTTTCGCCCATTCCGCATCATCCAGCACTGCGAATCCACCCGAGGGGGCGCTGGAACCGCCGACCACATTAATGAGAATGTCGATACCACCCAAATGCTGCTGCACCAGGTTTGCCGTGTGACGGACACCTTCTGCTGTCGTTAGGTCGGCCGCGATATGGTGCACCTTGTCGACTAAGTGTTTGGGCAGCGAGCGAGCAACCGCTACAACCTGCGCGTTCGCTTCCGCCAATGATTGAACGACCGCCGCACCCACCCCGCGAGCACCACCAGTGACCAGGGCACGCATGCCCGTCAGTTGCAGATCGAAGCTCATAGTGTGATCTCCAGTGATGCTATCTTGCCGCGCTCAAGCATGAAGACATATTTAAGATCCACCGGGCTGCCGGGAAAGTCGCCGGTCACCCGGCCCGTTACGATGCAATGGCGCTCCTGTTTGTCGAACGAGACGGGCTTGGCAACGTAGGAAAATTGTGCCGATGCTGCGGTCTTCCAGGCTTCGATTGCAGCGAGGCCCACGTGGGTTTGCCCCTCGTCCTTTACCACCCCGTCTTTTGTAAAGCAGCGTGCCACGGCCTGGCCATCGCGTTTATCTGCCTCGAAGTAGGCGGCGATAGGTTCAGGTAAGTTGAGTTCGTTCATTGTGTTGGCCCTCCAGGTTAAAGAGCCCCTAGGATGGCGCTTTCGCATCGGCAAGAGAATCACCTACAATCTAATCAGACTATGTAGAGAAGAGTGCACAATGCGTGGTTCAGAATTTGCCGAGTTAAAAGCCTTCGTGGCAATTGTTGATCGGGCGAGCTTTGCGCGCGCCGCCGATTATCTTGGGCTATCACGGTCGGCGCTCAGCCAGATCATGCGGCAGCTTGAATCTCGCCTGGGCGTTCGCCTGCTCAATCGAACGACGCGGAGCGTCTCGCCAACGGAGTCGGGGCGGCGGCTTCATGAACGCATTGCTCCCATGCTGCGTGAGATGGACGATGCCGTCGCACAGGCGGTTGGTGCGACGAGTCGAACCGCCGGTACGTTGCGGATAAACACGCTAAGTATGGCGGCGAAAAAAGTCATTGCACCGAGGCTCGGACGTTTTCACGAAGCCTATCCCGATGTGGTACTGGACATCGTGGTTGATGATGGCCTGAGCGATATCGTGAGCGGCGGGTTCGATGCCGGCATCCGCGTGGGCGGGCGTTTGCAAAAAGATATGATTGCAGTTCGTCTCACACCGGACATCAAATTGCTCGCCGTCGCCTCGCCTGAATATCTTGCGAAACATGGCGAACCTAAAACGCCCGCCGACTTACATCACCACGCGTGTATCAACTGGCGCTTTCCAGGCAGTGGCAAAATTGCCGGGTGGAATTTCGAAAATAAAAATAACAATATCGAAGCCATTGTTAGTGGCTCGGTGATTTCGAATCACCAGGACATCGTTGTACCCGCTGCGCTGCAAGGATTAGGTATTTTCTACGCATACAATGATGATGGGATCGCTGAGGCATTAGAAAGTGGAAAGCTGAAGCGTATTCTCGCTGACTGGTCTCCGACGATGCCGGGGCTATATCTTTATTACTCCAATCGTCGTCACATTCTTCCGTCGCTTCGCGCTTTTATCGATTGCCTGCTTGATCGTGACATAAGCTGAACGTGGGCACGGTTACGCTTGCAGAAAATCATTTGTTGACATAGCGCTGGATGCGCGTAGACTCGAACCCAGCTTGAAAGTACGTTTAGTATTTATGCCCTCACTTCGAAGTTCCAGTATTAGCATTTCGTCCTGTTTACATAAGTAATTTCCTGCCTTCCTGCCCAACGCCCTTTCGGGTAAATCTACTTTTGTTTAATAGGTAACACTATGTCTAAATCTACTACTGGCACTGTAAAATGGTTCAACGAAGCTAAAGGTTTCGGTTTTATTCAACAAGAATCCGGTGCGGATGTTTTTGCTCATTTCAGCGCTATTTCCGGTTCAGGTTTCAAAACCCTTGTTGAAGGTCAGGCCGTTAGCTTCACCGTGACTCAAGGCCAAAAAGGCCCGCAAGCTGAAAATATTCAAGCTATCTAAAATTCAGGTAGCTTATCAGTGCAGCAAAGCACTGGTGTGAAAATTAAAAGGCGAGATCTTCGGATCTCGCCTTTTTTTATTCAACGCAGTCCATGCAAAAAATGCATATGTTTTTCATATTGATCTATCACATCCGCAATGACCTGATCTTCCGTCCAGCCCATGATGTCGTAATCCTGGCCACCTTCTTTTAAATACACTTCTGCACGAAAATATTTAAGCGCTTTGCCGCGCTTGGCGGTGGTGTCGCGCATGGCAAAAGACGGTGGTATGTAAGGTCGCGCATGAACGGAGTAGAAAAAATCCACTTCGTCGCCATGGTTAACTTCGATCCAGATTCGATCATTGTCGTCGCGACTGACGGTTGCCTCCAGGCCGCGTTTGGTGAATTCATTTTCCACGCGTTTTAATGCGGGCTCTACCATGCTGTTGAAAAATTGCATGACTTCTTCATAACTCGGATGATGAATGATGCGCGCTAAACGCATCTCCCAACTGACCGGGCGGATGGCGACGCGGGGAGCGAGCATGGCGCCTTGCAATCGGTCGCGCTTAACAACTTCCAGACGTAAAGCACGAGCCAGACCCCAGCACATCAGCAGCATCACAATGGCAAAGGGCAAGGCGCTGGCGATGGTGGCGGTTTGCAGGGCGGCCAGTCCACCTGCAAGCAAGAGTGCAGCAGCGATGCAACCTTCGGAGACGGACCAGAAGATACGTTGCCATACCGGCGTGTCTTCATTGGTGCCGCCGGAGGTGAGCATGTCGATCACCAGCGAGCCGGAGTCGGATGAAGTAACAAAAAACGTGATGACCAACACCGTGGCGATCAAGGATGAAATGGTGGAGAAGGGTAAATATTCAAGGAATTGGAACAGCGCGACCGAAGTGTCTGCCGCGACCGCGTCGGCCATCTGGATGATGTTCTGGTCGATGATCATGTGCAGCGCGTTGTTGCCGAAGAAGGTCATCCACATAAAGGTGAAACCCACCGGCACCAGCAGCACACCGATCACAAATTCGCGGATGGTGCGCCCGCGCGAAACCCGCGCGATAAACATCCCGACAAAGGGCGACCAGGCAATCCACCAGCCCCAATAGAACAATGTCCAGCCGCCGATCCAGCCCCTGGGTTCGTAGGCATAAAGATTAAACGTGGTGGCCACCAGGCCGGAAATATACGCGCCGATATTCTGCACGTAGGTTTGCAGCAAATACACCGTGGGGCCAGCGAAAAGTACGAACACCAACAGCACCACCGCGAGAATTAAATTCAGCTCGGAGATACGACGAATGCCGCCGTCCAGGCCCATCACCACAGAGATGGTGGCGAAGCCGGTAATCACCGCGATCAACAAAATTTGCCAGCCAATAGAGATAGGCATATCGAATAAATAATTGAGGCCGGCATTTACTTGCATCACGCCAAAACCTAACGAGGTGGCCACGCCGAAAAGCGTGCCCAGTACCGCAAAAATATCCACCGTGTGACCGATAGGTCCGTAGATCCGTTCGCCGATCAGCGGGTAAAACGCCGAGCGAATGGTGAGCGGGAGGTTGTGACGGAACGCGAAATAAGCCAGCGATAACGCGACCACCGCATAAATCGCCCAGGCGTGCACGCCCCAGTGGAAAAAGGTGATGCGCATAGCTTCACGGGCGGCTTCAACACTGCCCGCTTCTGCCACCGGCGGATTCATGGTGTGCATCACCGGCTCAGCCACGCCGAAGAACATCAGGCCGATGCCCATACCGGCGGAAAACAACATGGCGAACCAGGAGACGTAGCTGTAATCGGGTTCGCTGTGGTCCGGTCCCAATTTGATCAGTCCGTAACGCGAGGTGGCGAGAATCACCACAAACAACAAAAACAGTGCGACCGCGAGGATATAAAACCAGCCAGCGGTATGGATGACCCAGCTCTGGATAGCGCCGAACAGCGTGCTGGCGGCGTCCGGCCAGATGACCGCGAAGGCGACGAAGAGCACACACAATCCGCCGGAGCCGATAAAGACCGGCGGGTTGATCTTGATCCAGGGTTTGCGCTCCGGGTCGGTGATGGCGTCATGGGTGGGCTGATCGGACATGCTGCCTCCTGATGCGGTTAGAAATAAAAATCGAGCGAGATGTAGAGCGCGTCGAAGTCGCCTTCGCCGACCTGACCGTCGCGGTCGACGAAGCCGTCCTGGGTCAGGTATTCGATGTAGAGCCAGCCGGGGCCGTAGTCGTAGCGCGCGCCGGGGGCGAAGGCGGTTACGTCGTCGGCGTCGTTGCCCTGGGTGTCGGGCTGGGCCATAGAGGCATCGAGGTAAAACGCCCAATCGCCCCGGTTGTAGCCAATTTCGGCGGCAATGCGGGTGTTTTCAATGTCCTCTGGCAGTCCGGCCATGAGTTGATATGCATCGGGTAGTGAACGCTGCTGTTGGATGTAAGACGCTTTGTAAAACCACTGTTCGTGTTCGCCCTCCAGGTAGATCACGTAAGCCTCGTGAGCGCCGCTGGTGGGCTTGTCGGGTGTGCCGGTTAAATCCTGCAACTGCCCGCTTTGCACCGATACGCCCACACGGTTGTCGGGGTTGATGTTCCAGGCGAGATTGCCCACCAGGGTTTGCACTTTGCGAAAGGTGGTTGAGCTGCCCCAATGGCCATTGTCGTCCACGGTATCAGTGCTGGTGCCGCCCCAATCGTCGGCGACGTAATAGGCCAGATCGTAGTGCCAGCGGGTTTGCGTGCCGCTGAGTTTGAAGCCGACATCCATCTGATCACCAAAACCGGCCAGCAGGATATCGCCGGGCCAGAAGTTGACGGTCTTCCATCCGAAAGGCACCTGGGATTTGCCGACGCGCACACTGTGCTGCTCGTTTAACTGCCAGCCTACCCAGGCTTTATGCAAGGTGAATTGATCGCCGGTGCTGTTGTTGTCGGGATCGGTGAAACTGCCGGGACCGAAGCGCGCCTCCGCAGAATACAGCCACTTGCCGCCCGCCTCCGCTTTGCCGTCGGCGTAAATGATCAGCGCCTCGCCGGTGAATTCGCCGTTGGTGTTGGTATTGGCTTTGTCATCCGGCAAGTATTGATACGTGCCCCATACACCCCCGGACAAGGTGCTCTCTGCGAGGGCGATGTTAGTGCTCGCACTTACCATCAAGCCGAGAAGTGCCAGACTCGTAAATTGTTTGCTGATTAATGGTTTCATCATTGCTGTTGTTCCTCCTGAACGATTTCGTCACGGAAGACGGAGCCACAACCCCACAATAGCAAGGTGCGAACACAGAAAGATGCGCCAAAGCATCGCCGCACGCGGCTACATTTTTTTCGGGTGAATGTAATTAGTAGTTCAAAATTCGCGAGTACGCCAATGAAAGGCGCGTGAATAGATAAACGTATTTCTTTATTTTTTAGTTTTCGGTGTCTGGATTATTTTTTCGTGCAAATTTTTAATTTTCATTTCTCAAATTATCTGGCTTGTATTTATTCCTCTTCATTATTGTCACTGCGCAGAAATATTTTGCGATTAGGCTACAATCGCGTCAAACCAAAACGCGGACCAGTCCCTTTCAATTTATCATTCCTTTGATCATTACCAAATCACATTGGCGTTAGTGCCGGACGATGTATTGCCACCACTTGCAGAGTCAATTGAAGAAACAGAGCTGCTCAATTTTCGCGATGAGCGTTTATTGCAAATGACGCAGGTGGCAGCGCAAGAGGCCTTGTCACATTATCGCGGTGAGCCGGTGCCGCTGATATTGGCCGGGCCTGAAAATTATCCCGGTTTAGTTAATCAGTTACCTGCCAATTTTTTATCTGCGTTAAAAACACAGGTAGACCTGCCAATTCTTTACAGTGCGAGCCGTGTGATCGGTACCGGGCGCACCGGCGTCCTTGAAGCACTGCGTCTTGCACAATTTTATTTATGTAGCGGCCAGCACGATCATGTATTGATTGGCGGTATTGATAGTTGCCAGCATTCCGCCTGGCTGAAGTTTCTGGATAGTACCGAGCGATTGAAATCTGCCAGCCCGCACCGCCACGCCGACACCTTTGTACCCGGCGAAGGCGCTGCCTTTTTACTGCTCACCAATAATCCCGCCTATGCGATGATCACAAACGGCTTGGTCATCGCGTTGACTGAACCGGGTTTTAGCCAGGAGCCGGGCCATATTTACAGTGAAGCGCCGTATCGCGGCGAAGGGCTGGATGCGGCAGTACAACAAGCGCTGAACCAATTACCCGAACCGCACAAGATTGAATACCTGTTTAGCAGCAGTAATGGCGAAAGTTATTGGGCCAAAGAACTCGGTGTGGCCGTCACGCGATCCAGTCACCGCTTTAACGATATGAAGCACCAACATCCTGCCGATTGTTTTGGTGACCTCGGTGCTGCCACCGGCGGCGCTTTGATCGCACTGGCTGCCTATTCAAATTTCACAAAAACCTCACCCTCTCATACGTTAATTTGCACTTCATCAGACAGCGCCTACCGCGCCGCCGTTTGTTTGATACCCGAAAGGATCTCAGCATGACGCAGTTAGGAGAAGCCATTGCCGTAACCACCATCGTCGATCCGGATCGACCGCATTGGGTCATCGTGGAATACAAATACGCCAACGGCAGACCGGTTAAAGGCCGCTTCGTCGCGACCGACAGCGAAGGCATGACCTGGGCTGGCACGCACGCGCGCTGACATCAAAGCCGTGCTCGACGCGATTATCGCCGAACAACGCGCCGAAGCCGCACAACATGAAGCCGAACTCGCGCAGCAAAGTGCATTAGAGCAAGCAGGCAGTCATTACGGCGCGTATGTGACGGGGATCTGGAATGGCGCCGTTGGCTTGGTCACCTTTGCCAAGGATGTCGTGGTAAAAACTGCTGAGATTGCTGTATACCTCAGCCCTTTTGAACGACTCAGCAATGCACTCCACGCTGCCTACACTAGCTATCACGATGGCGAACTCACCTCTGCACAATGGAAGCAGAGTTTTATACAGAACATGCAGGACGAAGAAATACAAGACATCGCCCGCATCCTCGGCATAGATCCCAGCCATTTATCTGCTGAAGGCTTACAAAACCTCAAAAATATCTTTGCCGAAGCCTACGAGATCACCGCCTTCATCGCTGATGATCCTGAATCCCTCGACATGCTCGTTCAATTTGGTAAAGATTACGCCGGTGCGCAATCGAGTATTGAATGGGCCGAGTTTGCCGGCGGCGGTGTGTTTGAGATTGTGCTGACTGCCCTGCTGCTGATGTTCACCGGCGGTATCGGCAATGTCGCTCAGGGTGTGAGCAAGATTCGTCATGCGGGAAAACTGAAAAGTCTGGGGTCGATTTTCAGAAATTTAGGAAAGCTGTTGAAAAGGAAGAAGTTGCGGAGAAATTTATCCGGTGACACCGATCAAAAGCATACCGTAACCACAGAAGTACCACCCGACAGACGGAATTCAACCCCTCTGACGAATCATCAAAAAGCCGCTATTGGCGAACGAACAGCGCACGATAAGATGGTCGCTGATGGCTATGAGCCTTTAGGCAATACCAATGGCACTTATAGCCCAGGCCAAACCGGTATTGATGGTGTCTATAGACATCCAAATCCACCGCCAGATTATGTGATTACTGAAGCGAAATATGGAACTGCAAGATTAGGTAATACTGCTGACGGAACGCAGATGAGTGATAGCTGGGTTATGGGTAGCGACAGATTGGAGAAAGCTGGACTATCACCAACGGATTTAAATGCGATTAAAGAAGGTCTGGAGTTCGGTGATGGAACAGTGGAAAAGATCCTGATCCGAGTGAATCCAGATGGCAGCACTAGCACCAATATCATTCCATAACAGCATCACTTAACTTTAAATGATTAAATGAGGCTAAAAATGTTACGCGATAAACTAAGAAATAAATCCTATTTTGATGAAGCTATAAAGGACG
It contains:
- a CDS encoding LysR family transcriptional regulator, producing MRGSEFAELKAFVAIVDRASFARAADYLGLSRSALSQIMRQLESRLGVRLLNRTTRSVSPTESGRRLHERIAPMLREMDDAVAQAVGATSRTAGTLRINTLSMAAKKVIAPRLGRFHEAYPDVVLDIVVDDGLSDIVSGGFDAGIRVGGRLQKDMIAVRLTPDIKLLAVASPEYLAKHGEPKTPADLHHHACINWRFPGSGKIAGWNFENKNNNIEAIVSGSVISNHQDIVVPAALQGLGIFYAYNDDGIAEALESGKLKRILADWSPTMPGLYLYYSNRRHILPSLRAFIDCLLDRDIS
- a CDS encoding cold-shock protein, which encodes MSKSTTGTVKWFNEAKGFGFIQQESGADVFAHFSAISGSGFKTLVEGQAVSFTVTQGQKGPQAENIQAI
- a CDS encoding choline BCCT transporter BetT, with translation MSDQPTHDAITDPERKPWIKINPPVFIGSGGLCVLFVAFAVIWPDAASTLFGAIQSWVIHTAGWFYILAVALFLLFVVILATSRYGLIKLGPDHSEPDYSYVSWFAMLFSAGMGIGLMFFGVAEPVMHTMNPPVAEAGSVEAAREAMRITFFHWGVHAWAIYAVVALSLAYFAFRHNLPLTIRSAFYPLIGERIYGPIGHTVDIFAVLGTLFGVATSLGFGVMQVNAGLNYLFDMPISIGWQILLIAVITGFATISVVMGLDGGIRRISELNLILAVVLLVFVLFAGPTVYLLQTYVQNIGAYISGLVATTFNLYAYEPRGWIGGWTLFYWGWWIAWSPFVGMFIARVSRGRTIREFVIGVLLVPVGFTFMWMTFFGNNALHMIIDQNIIQMADAVAADTSVALFQFLEYLPFSTISSLIATVLVITFFVTSSDSGSLVIDMLTSGGTNEDTPVWQRIFWSVSEGCIAAALLLAGGLAALQTATIASALPFAIVMLLMCWGLARALRLEVVKRDRLQGAMLAPRVAIRPVSWEMRLARIIHHPSYEEVMQFFNSMVEPALKRVENEFTKRGLEATVSRDDNDRIWIEVNHGDEVDFFYSVHARPYIPPSFAMRDTTAKRGKALKYFRAEVYLKEGGQDYDIMGWTEDQVIADVIDQYEKHMHFLHGLR
- a CDS encoding porin, whose protein sequence is MMKPLISKQFTSLALLGLMVSASTNIALAESTLSGGVWGTYQYLPDDKANTNTNGEFTGEALIIYADGKAEAGGKWLYSAEARFGPGSFTDPDNNSTGDQFTLHKAWVGWQLNEQHSVRVGKSQVPFGWKTVNFWPGDILLAGFGDQMDVGFKLSGTQTRWHYDLAYYVADDWGGTSTDTVDDNGHWGSSTTFRKVQTLVGNLAWNINPDNRVGVSVQSGQLQDLTGTPDKPTSGAHEAYVIYLEGEHEQWFYKASYIQQQRSLPDAYQLMAGLPEDIENTRIAAEIGYNRGDWAFYLDASMAQPDTQGNDADDVTAFAPGARYDYGPGWLYIEYLTQDGFVDRDGQVGEGDFDALYISLDFYF
- a CDS encoding beta-ketoacyl synthase N-terminal-like domain-containing protein, with amino-acid sequence MPPLAESIEETELLNFRDERLLQMTQVAAQEALSHYRGEPVPLILAGPENYPGLVNQLPANFLSALKTQVDLPILYSASRVIGTGRTGVLEALRLAQFYLCSGQHDHVLIGGIDSCQHSAWLKFLDSTERLKSASPHRHADTFVPGEGAAFLLLTNNPAYAMITNGLVIALTEPGFSQEPGHIYSEAPYRGEGLDAAVQQALNQLPEPHKIEYLFSSSNGESYWAKELGVAVTRSSHRFNDMKHQHPADCFGDLGAATGGALIALAAYSNFTKTSPSHTLICTSSDSAYRAAVCLIPERISA